In Streptomyces sp. NBC_00704, a genomic segment contains:
- a CDS encoding PP2C family protein-serine/threonine phosphatase produces MCPSGDPPEPCEARDVPSTDAAFSALLEDSVEDLYESAPCGYLSTLMDGTVAKINATLLGWLGLERRHVVGHKRFADLLTVGGKLYHETHFAPLLQMKGEISGIALEMSRADGGRMPVLVSSVVKYGSEGEPLLIRTTVFDASDRRAYEEELLRRKREAERAHRQAEADRARLQEALAVLQRSLLPAALPAVPGVETATYYHTAAPDRLGGDFYDLFALDGSRWAFFLGDVCGKGPKAAAVTSLTRYTLRAAALHDPDPVTALTTLNTVLHERYTGGDPRYCTAIFGILTPDPRTGRVAVSLASGGHPPALVIRGDGGTDFLPTPGGLLVGALPHASFTPAATTLGPGDTLLLYTDGLTEARTGPDRAELYGDRALLDFVAAHATASPKGIVDALTDLLESLGDGVDDDTALLAVGVPRTPEPSSPAADHRRGRL; encoded by the coding sequence ATGTGCCCCTCGGGAGACCCTCCGGAGCCCTGCGAGGCGCGGGACGTCCCGTCGACCGACGCGGCGTTCAGCGCCCTGCTGGAGGACAGCGTCGAGGACCTGTACGAGTCCGCGCCGTGCGGATACCTGTCGACGCTGATGGACGGCACCGTCGCCAAGATCAACGCCACGCTGCTGGGCTGGCTGGGCCTGGAGCGACGGCACGTGGTGGGCCACAAGCGGTTCGCCGACCTGCTCACCGTGGGCGGCAAGCTCTACCACGAGACGCACTTCGCGCCGCTGCTGCAGATGAAGGGCGAGATCAGCGGCATCGCGCTCGAGATGAGCAGGGCCGACGGCGGCCGGATGCCCGTCCTGGTCTCCTCCGTGGTCAAGTACGGCAGCGAGGGCGAGCCGCTGCTGATCCGCACGACCGTCTTCGACGCCTCCGACCGCCGCGCCTACGAGGAGGAGCTGCTGCGCCGCAAGCGGGAGGCGGAGCGGGCGCACCGCCAGGCCGAGGCCGACCGCGCCCGGTTGCAGGAGGCCCTGGCCGTGCTCCAGCGGTCCCTGCTGCCCGCGGCCCTGCCGGCGGTGCCGGGCGTGGAAACGGCCACGTACTACCACACCGCCGCCCCCGACCGGCTCGGCGGCGACTTCTACGACCTCTTCGCCCTCGACGGCTCCCGCTGGGCGTTCTTCCTCGGCGACGTGTGCGGCAAGGGCCCCAAGGCCGCCGCGGTCACTTCCCTGACCCGCTACACCCTGCGGGCCGCGGCCCTGCACGACCCCGACCCGGTCACCGCGCTCACCACCCTGAACACGGTGCTGCACGAGCGCTACACGGGCGGGGACCCCCGCTACTGCACCGCGATCTTCGGGATCCTCACCCCCGACCCGCGGACCGGGCGCGTCGCCGTCAGCCTGGCGTCCGGCGGCCATCCGCCCGCCCTGGTGATCCGCGGCGACGGCGGCACGGACTTCCTGCCCACTCCCGGAGGCCTCCTGGTCGGCGCGCTGCCCCACGCGTCCTTCACCCCCGCCGCCACCACACTCGGCCCCGGTGACACGCTCCTCCTCTACACCGACGGGCTGACCGAGGCGCGCACCGGACCCGACCGCGCCGAGCTGTACGGCGACCGGGCCCTCCTCGACTTCGTCGCCGCCCACGCGACCGCGTCGCCGAAGGGGATCGTCGACGCGCTGACAGACCTGCTGGAGAGCCTCGGGGACGGGGTCGACGACGACACCGCCCTGCTCGCCGTCGGCGTACCCCGCACCCCCGAGCCGTCCAGCCCGGCCGCGGACCACCGGAGAGGAAGACTGTGA
- a CDS encoding STAS domain-containing protein has protein sequence MKIAARDASTGPVLEIVGDLDYGTAHELRERVSRTTLRAGQRLVLDLSRLEFCDSSGITALIAARNHAAAAGADIALTGVPANTLRILRIVGLDQVFAVHPDARSATEAAPSSSAEVLRDAGPGGA, from the coding sequence GTGAAGATCGCCGCCCGCGACGCGTCCACCGGTCCCGTGCTCGAGATCGTCGGTGATCTCGACTACGGCACGGCGCACGAACTGCGCGAACGCGTCTCCCGGACGACACTGAGGGCCGGCCAGCGCCTGGTGCTGGACCTGTCACGGCTGGAGTTCTGCGACTCCAGCGGCATCACCGCCCTGATCGCGGCCCGCAACCACGCGGCCGCCGCCGGCGCCGACATTGCCCTGACCGGCGTCCCCGCCAACACCCTGCGCATCCTGCGCATCGTCGGGCTCGACCAGGTCTTCGCCGTCCACCCCGACGCGCGGTCCGCGACCGAGGCGGCGCCGTCGTCTTCCGCCGAGGTGCTCCGGGACGCCGGGCCGGGCGGCGCCTGA
- a CDS encoding dihydrofolate reductase family protein, which translates to MRTLISTAFISLDGVVEAPGGEPGYRNSGWTFKDVEFLPEAFEIKGREQQEATAMLLGRTSYEAFSPVWPGMPEFADYKGMPKYVVSTTLGEDDLVSDWGETTILRSLDDVAALKEGEGGPIIVHGSATLNRALSDAGLIDRYHLLVFPLLLGAGKRLFSDTDKDTQKLRLVEHQAYANGLQKNVFDVVR; encoded by the coding sequence ATGCGCACTCTGATCAGCACCGCTTTCATCTCCCTCGACGGCGTGGTGGAGGCTCCGGGCGGCGAGCCCGGCTACCGCAACTCCGGCTGGACCTTCAAGGACGTCGAGTTCCTCCCCGAGGCGTTCGAGATCAAGGGCCGCGAGCAGCAGGAGGCCACCGCGATGCTGCTGGGCCGGACGAGTTACGAGGCGTTCAGCCCGGTGTGGCCCGGCATGCCGGAGTTCGCCGACTACAAGGGGATGCCGAAGTACGTGGTCTCCACCACCCTGGGCGAGGACGACCTGGTGTCGGACTGGGGCGAGACGACGATCCTGCGCTCGCTCGACGACGTCGCCGCGCTGAAGGAGGGCGAGGGCGGCCCGATCATCGTCCACGGCAGCGCCACCCTGAACCGGGCGCTGTCGGACGCCGGCCTGATCGACCGCTACCACCTGCTCGTCTTCCCCCTCCTCCTCGGAGCGGGCAAGCGGCTCTTCAGCGACACCGACAAGGACACCCAGAAGCTGAGGCTCGTCGAGCACCAGGCGTATGCCAACGGGCTGCAGAAGAACGTCTTCGACGTCGTGCGCTGA
- a CDS encoding cytochrome P450, with the protein MAVAPIAEIDMFATSDRRTRHEQYRILRDMGGVVRLRDPDVYAVVRYDEVKAALGDHEAFVSGEGVGFDPGVNRLMRGVTLVSDPPEHGVLRSVVGAGLRPGPLRARGEEIARKARDLVARAVAEGEVDGVTALAQALPMLVIPDYLGLPERNREHLYAWGQVGNDLLGPASERTPHNAEMTRRLFAFAHELAANRELAPGSPGAAMLEAADRGVIAEEKCPLLLVDFIGPSLETTAAAIGHLLVAFAEHPGQWDALRAEPGLVASAVNEVLRLETPVRGLTRVASRDTELGGVTVPQGARIWALFASANRDERKWERADEFDLRRNPLDHLGFGYGVHNCVGQGAARVELHAFVHALLDCVERVELTGDPVIAENTILNTYAEVPLRLVARKPA; encoded by the coding sequence GTGGCCGTCGCCCCCATCGCGGAGATCGACATGTTCGCCACCTCGGACCGGCGCACGCGCCACGAGCAGTACCGGATCCTGCGGGACATGGGCGGCGTCGTCCGGCTGCGCGACCCCGACGTGTACGCGGTGGTGCGCTACGACGAGGTGAAGGCGGCGCTCGGCGACCACGAGGCCTTCGTCTCCGGTGAGGGCGTGGGATTCGATCCCGGGGTCAACCGGCTCATGCGGGGCGTCACGCTGGTCAGCGATCCGCCCGAGCACGGTGTGCTGCGCTCCGTCGTCGGCGCGGGCCTGCGCCCCGGTCCGCTGCGGGCGCGCGGGGAGGAGATCGCCCGCAAGGCGCGCGACCTGGTCGCCCGGGCCGTCGCCGAGGGCGAGGTCGACGGCGTCACCGCTCTGGCCCAGGCGCTGCCGATGCTCGTCATCCCCGACTACCTCGGCCTGCCCGAACGCAACCGTGAACACCTCTACGCGTGGGGGCAGGTGGGCAACGACCTGCTGGGTCCGGCCTCGGAACGCACCCCGCACAACGCGGAGATGACCCGGCGTCTGTTCGCGTTCGCCCACGAGCTGGCGGCGAACCGGGAGCTCGCGCCCGGCAGTCCGGGAGCCGCCATGCTCGAGGCGGCCGACCGGGGTGTCATCGCCGAGGAGAAGTGCCCGCTCCTGCTGGTGGACTTCATCGGACCGTCACTGGAGACGACCGCCGCGGCGATCGGACATCTGCTCGTGGCCTTCGCCGAGCACCCCGGCCAGTGGGACGCGCTCCGCGCCGAACCCGGGCTGGTCGCCTCGGCGGTCAACGAGGTGCTCAGGCTGGAGACCCCCGTACGCGGACTCACCCGCGTCGCGTCGCGCGACACGGAGCTGGGCGGCGTGACCGTCCCGCAGGGCGCGCGCATATGGGCCCTGTTCGCCTCCGCGAACCGCGACGAACGCAAGTGGGAGCGCGCGGACGAGTTCGACCTGCGCCGCAACCCGCTCGACCACCTCGGATTCGGCTACGGCGTGCACAACTGCGTCGGCCAGGGCGCCGCCCGTGTGGAGCTGCACGCCTTCGTCCACGCGCTGCTGGACTGCGTCGAACGCGTCGAACTCACCGGCGATCCGGTGATCGCCGAGAACACGATCCTCAACACGTACGCCGAGGTCCCCCTCCGGCTGGTGGCGAGGAAGCCCGCCTGA
- a CDS encoding GNAT family N-acetyltransferase encodes MTERGEVAVVRRPGRDAAAEDGFAALLAAYHLRTQTEKGEAVTGVDALPDRYRAEISDPRTAFADDVVLTALHGGVAVGCLVLTAPADGRSEIKRVWTDPEHRGRGIASALLRAALAAAAADGTSAVRLSVWAWRTEAVSLYERLGFTVTESWDERERLVCMQRVI; translated from the coding sequence ATGACTGAGAGAGGCGAGGTGGCCGTCGTCCGCCGGCCGGGCCGGGACGCTGCCGCCGAGGACGGGTTCGCCGCGTTGCTGGCGGCCTACCACCTGCGGACGCAGACCGAGAAGGGCGAGGCCGTCACCGGCGTGGACGCACTGCCGGACCGCTACCGGGCGGAGATCTCCGACCCGCGGACCGCGTTCGCCGACGACGTCGTGCTGACGGCCCTCCACGGCGGCGTCGCCGTAGGGTGCCTCGTGCTGACCGCGCCCGCCGACGGCCGCTCGGAGATCAAGCGAGTGTGGACCGACCCGGAGCACCGGGGCCGTGGCATCGCCTCCGCGCTGCTGCGCGCCGCGCTCGCGGCCGCCGCGGCCGACGGCACGAGCGCGGTGCGGCTCTCGGTGTGGGCATGGCGCACCGAGGCCGTCTCGCTGTACGAGCGCCTCGGCTTCACCGTCACCGAGTCCTGGGACGAGCGCGAGCGGCTGGTCTGCATGCAGCGCGTGATCTGA
- a CDS encoding quinone oxidoreductase family protein, giving the protein MRAIEFQEYGGPEVLRLVRAGTPEPGPGQVTVDAAYAGVNFADLKARAEGYRVPSLPFRPGLEVSGRIRAVGEGVRGLRPGQEVAALVEGGAYAEVVVADAVTVFPLPAGLDLRSAAALPTVVPTAHALVHEVGRLRAGESVLVQGAAGGVGTVAGQLARAAGAGAVYGVVSSAAKAGHALAHGYDEVFTGDAFADDVRRATGGRGVDLVLDPVGGDTLRRGLDALAVFGRLVSFGNASGAAPWQVGQPELYARGLSVSGFSILTLARSAPDALRALAERSFRTVSDGGVSLPVTAEFALADAAEAHRLMGGRTSTGKLLLRVAGE; this is encoded by the coding sequence ATGCGCGCGATCGAGTTCCAGGAGTACGGCGGCCCCGAGGTGCTGCGGCTCGTCCGGGCCGGGACGCCCGAGCCCGGACCCGGCCAGGTCACCGTCGACGCCGCCTACGCGGGCGTGAACTTCGCCGACCTCAAGGCACGCGCCGAGGGATACCGGGTGCCGTCGCTGCCGTTCCGGCCCGGTCTGGAGGTCTCCGGCCGGATCCGGGCCGTCGGCGAGGGCGTCCGGGGGCTGCGGCCCGGGCAGGAGGTCGCCGCGCTGGTGGAGGGCGGGGCCTACGCGGAGGTGGTCGTCGCCGACGCCGTCACCGTCTTCCCGCTCCCGGCGGGCCTGGACCTGCGCAGCGCCGCCGCCCTCCCCACGGTGGTGCCGACCGCGCACGCCCTGGTCCACGAGGTCGGGCGGCTGCGGGCCGGCGAGAGCGTGCTGGTGCAGGGCGCGGCGGGCGGCGTCGGCACGGTGGCCGGGCAGTTGGCGAGGGCGGCGGGCGCGGGCGCCGTGTACGGGGTGGTGTCCTCGGCGGCCAAGGCCGGGCACGCGCTCGCGCACGGCTATGACGAGGTGTTCACCGGCGACGCCTTCGCCGACGACGTCCGCCGCGCCACCGGCGGCCGGGGAGTCGACCTCGTCCTCGATCCGGTGGGCGGCGACACCCTGCGCCGCGGCCTGGACGCGCTGGCCGTCTTCGGACGCCTGGTGTCCTTCGGCAACGCGAGCGGGGCCGCGCCGTGGCAGGTCGGGCAGCCCGAGCTGTACGCCCGGGGCCTGTCCGTCAGCGGCTTCTCCATCCTGACGCTCGCGCGGTCCGCGCCCGACGCGCTGCGCGCGCTCGCCGAGCGCTCCTTCCGCACCGTCTCGGACGGCGGCGTGAGCCTGCCGGTCACCGCGGAGTTCGCGCTGGCGGACGCCGCCGAGGCGCACCGGCTCATGGGCGGGCGCACCTCGACGGGGAAGCTGCTGCTGCGCGTCGCCGGGGAGTGA
- a CDS encoding ArsR/SmtB family transcription factor — MAKDAAGGSHRAAPVHTDPEEVSVLTALSAVSDPVRITLIRELANSPDWTRSCGSFDVPVGKAALSHHFSVLRGAGLVEQRDEGPKRLNRLRREEFEARFPGLLALLLADDAADARG; from the coding sequence ATGGCGAAGGACGCGGCGGGCGGTTCGCACCGCGCGGCCCCCGTGCACACGGATCCCGAGGAGGTGTCCGTGCTCACCGCGCTGTCCGCGGTCTCCGACCCCGTGCGCATCACCCTGATCCGCGAACTGGCGAACTCCCCTGACTGGACGCGCAGTTGCGGTAGTTTCGACGTGCCCGTCGGCAAGGCGGCGCTCAGTCACCACTTCTCGGTCCTGCGCGGCGCCGGCCTGGTGGAGCAGCGCGACGAGGGCCCGAAACGGCTCAACCGGCTGCGCCGCGAGGAGTTCGAGGCGCGCTTCCCCGGACTGCTCGCCCTGCTCCTTGCGGACGACGCCGCCGACGCCCGCGGGTGA